The genomic interval CTGTACGTCGTTGGTGGTGCGCGTGATGAGGGAGGAGGCGCCGAAGCGGCCCACTTCCCGTACGGAGAAGTCCTGCACCCGGGAGAAGACGGCGGCGCGCAGATCACGTCCTAAGCCCATCGCTACGCGGGCTCCGAAGAAGACGGCGGCCGCGGCGGCGAGGATCTGGAGGAGGGTGACGACGAGCATGACGCCGCCGGTGGCCAGGACGTAACCGGTGTCGCCGGTGAGGACACCGTTGTTGATGTTGTCGGCGTTGAGGGTGGGCAGGTAGAGGGTGGCGAGGATCTGGGCGAGCTGGAGCACGACGACCAGGGCAATGGTCCTGGCGTAGGGGCGCAGCCGGCCGCGCAGCAGTCGGATCAGCATGACGCTCGGCCCTCAGCCGGCGTACGGGCGGACGGACTTGGCGTCGCGCAGGGCGTGCGCCCACCAGGTGAGCTGGTTCAGCAGGGCTTTGGCGGCGGTGTTGGGGGCCGACGGGTCCCTGTGGCTGCCGTCCTCGTCGAAGTGGGCCCATGCGCCGTGGAAGCTGACCGTTTCGCGGATGGTCGTGGCGTGCATCTCGGCGAAGACCTGGCGCAGCTGCTCGACGGCGCGCAGGCCGCCGGACATTCCGCCGTAGGAGACGAAGCCGACGGGCTTGGCGTGCCACTCGGGGCCGTGCCAGTCGATGAGGTTCTTGAGGGCGGCGGGGAAGGAGTGGTTGTACTCGGGGGTGAGGACGACGAAGGCGTCGGCGGCGGCGAGGCGCGGCGAGACCTTCGCGAGAACGGCCTTGACGTCGTCGGAGGGGCTGAAGGAGAGGGCGGTCGGCAGGTCGATGCCGGCCAGGTCGATCACGTCGATGTCGAGCTCGTCGTGCTCGGTGGCCCGGGAAACGAACCAGTCGGTGATGACGGGTGCGAAGCGGCCCTCGCGATTGCTGGCGACGATGACGGCGACTCGCAGGGGAGCGGCGTTGAGCTGGGCGGATTCAACGGATTCAACGGATTCAACGGATTCAAGCGTGGATTCAGTGGTGGATTCAGTGGTCGAATCAGTGGTGGATGCGTTCGTGGTGAGGTCCATGCGGCAAGACTCGTACCTCAACCAAGCTTGAGGTCAAGCTGTCCCGGTGAACTGTTTACGGTGGTCGCATGACTACTGCTCACGTGCCCTACATCGAGATCGACGGCCGCAGAGCCACCACCGCCGACGACCTCATGATCCCCACATTGTACGGCGGTTACGGCCACTTCACCGCGATGCAGGTCAGGGACCGCCGCGTGCGCGGACTGCGGTTGCACCTCGCGCGGCTCGCCGAAGGCACCCAGGAGGTCTTCGGAGCCGGCCTGGACGAGGAGCTGGTGCGCGAGCGGATCCGGCACGCGCTCGAAGGGGCCGGGGTGCGGGACGCCGCGCTGCGGGTGTACGTGCTGTGGGCCCCCGACGCCGCTGCCGCCACCCTGATGGTCACCGTCCGCCCGCCCGTCACGATGCCGCAGGCTCCGCAGGCCCTGATGTCCGTCCCGTACGTACGCCCCGTGGCGCACGTCAAGCACCTGGGCGGCTTCGCCCAGACGCACTACGGCAAGCTCGCGCAGCGTGCGGGCTTCGACGAGGCGCTGCTGACCGGCCCCGGCGGGGAGGTCGTGGAGGGCGCGATCACCAACATCGCGTTCTACGACGGAACTTCGGTCGTCTGGCCCGACGCGCCGGCGCTGCGCGGCATCACGATGGCCCTGCTCGAACCCCGCCTGCCGGAGGCGGGGCTGGCCTCGGTGCGGCGGCGGGTGACGCTGGACGGGCTCTCGGCGTACCGCGCGGCCTTCGTCACGAACTCGCAGGG from Streptomyces spiramyceticus carries:
- a CDS encoding aminotransferase class IV: MTTAHVPYIEIDGRRATTADDLMIPTLYGGYGHFTAMQVRDRRVRGLRLHLARLAEGTQEVFGAGLDEELVRERIRHALEGAGVRDAALRVYVLWAPDAAAATLMVTVRPPVTMPQAPQALMSVPYVRPVAHVKHLGGFAQTHYGKLAQRAGFDEALLTGPGGEVVEGAITNIAFYDGTSVVWPDAPALRGITMALLEPRLPEAGLASVRRRVTLDGLSAYRAAFVTNSQGVAPVRRIDDTEFAVDEQLMKTVMSVYETTPWDVI
- a CDS encoding NADPH-dependent FMN reductase; translation: MDLTTNASTTDSTTESTTESTLESVESVESVESAQLNAAPLRVAVIVASNREGRFAPVITDWFVSRATEHDELDIDVIDLAGIDLPTALSFSPSDDVKAVLAKVSPRLAAADAFVVLTPEYNHSFPAALKNLIDWHGPEWHAKPVGFVSYGGMSGGLRAVEQLRQVFAEMHATTIRETVSFHGAWAHFDEDGSHRDPSAPNTAAKALLNQLTWWAHALRDAKSVRPYAG